In Gouania willdenowi chromosome 17, fGouWil2.1, whole genome shotgun sequence, one DNA window encodes the following:
- the rb1cc1 gene encoding RB1-inducible coiled-coil protein 1, with product MKLYVFQVNNGSTLTFDTDLAVQTVLELKHAIQAKYKISLQHQVLVVNGGECMAAERRVCSYSAGTETNPIFLFNKEMILCDRDPTISKTTFSIESEIQVKVEESLLMPAVFHTVASRTQLALEMFEVANKLCTFCERLVHDEHLQHQGWAAIMANLDDCTLSYQRLLLSFTSAYTNYQDNLEEIKLKLTKLGTAVSVMARIPLLECLTQHSYRESMEKSSSSPEKDSDESVLCAASRPSNTLGPAPDPEASEMTDSGGLRAALLDDDDTPELAGAPSFNVTLLDWINVQDRPNDAESVVRKCFDSINRLDPRIIQPFLSDCRDTIAKLDNQNMKAIKGLEDRLYALDQMIASCKKLVNEQKELAQGFQANQMRAANLKDTSVLPDLCLSHTNQLMIMLNNHRKLLDIKKKCTTAKQELANNLQVRLKWCCYVMLHADQDGEKLQALLRLVTELLDRVRVVEALSSVPQIYCLAVVEVVRRKMFMRLYREWAHALVKDGKRLYEAEKFKRESFGKLFKKSFLQNRLFRGLDSWPPRSFCTQKPRRFDDELADISVEDLQYLKSCCPAEMQPFLMVPTISDFEPLNHHVETLHRLVRGAQSVDEMSQTITDLLSEQRASYSQSAQKSAAVTPQSEGAAGTPKPSKTPPSLSLLGPSQPVPVPTSLEDLSPDSIDAQTFDFETIGHPNMDPVLQQGSLDLDSLAESPESDFMSAVNEFVIEENLTSPNPISDPTSPEMMVESLYSSVINAIDSKRLQDTSILERESRRMTALRQAVETHRSAAEASQCSLKSVRDDLLHLRGLVLREQQDFGSVLSGVSSEVRSTVSIMCQSLKQQHDGELLSVRRELEQRVQTLTEENQVNQNIVRDVQRAMLELEGLMEHKEKELMQLEQEKERWLETDRSHSNRVQDLEQSSSQQEQEIQKLSASREQLCRQLQSLRSEMEVNEQKIRQELLAEAQLRLQELEVRLREEHEQELQALIKEKQHSLEKLTSEHKSQLSEAADCHAVALNESAAHAQALEARVSELAELRCKLEVELALRESESEELRLQQAETLSSQVEAQTQNLSRELQEVREQLQAKSEVYEVELAELRTLMRTEKDQCVSELVERHEEETLLLRRQLASLQDEAQQVERSHELQLTLSEDAAQREVELRAELSQTISRLQAENELLSKTQQEREEVKQQLEEKITQLEKELQEVKSHSEDSLSLHAPQSLDSALQQERASLQEQIELLEKKKNEEMQNLKTSLIAEQQTNFNTVLTREKLKKEQLISELTEKLNQVMQQQEKDKALIETLSEDRASVMQEKKHLEEELNRLRSSTLVSSAFFSPPLPAETSEVVSACSAELPEAERLASVAVMGEDENVDSAVEASMVTVHDVMMSEEKQRIILLERTLHMKEEENKRLSQRLMSQSMSSVSSRHSDKIAIRDFQVGDLVLIILDERHDNYVLFTVGPTLYFLHSESLTSLDLKPASGSSRRPWVLGKVMEKEYCQAKKAQNRFKVPLGTKFYRVKAVPWNRKV from the exons ATGAAGCTGTACGTGTTCCAGGTCAACAACGGCAGCACGCTGACATTCGACACCGACCTCGCCGTCCAGAC tgtgcTGGAGCTCAAACATGCCATCCAGGCCAAGTACAAAATCTCCCTCCAGCACCAGGTCCTGGTGGTTAATGGAGGGGAGTGTATGGCTGCTGAGAGAAGGGTGTGCAGCTACAGCGCCGGCACC GAAACCAACCCCATCTTCCTGTTCAACAAAGAGATGATCCTGTGTGACCGTGACCCCACCATCTCCAAAACCACTTTCTCCATCGAGAGTGAGATCCAGGTGAAGGTGGAGGAGTCTCTGCTCATGCCGGCCGTGTTTCACACCGTGGCCTCAAGGACGCAGCTCGCTCTG GAGATGTTCGAGGTGGCCAACAAGCTCTGCACCTTCTGTGAGCGGCTGGTCCATGACGAGCACCTTCAGCATCAGGGCTGGGCAGCCATCATGGCCAACCTGGATGACTGCACTCTGTCCTACCAGAGGCTATTGCTCAGTTTCACCTCGGCGTACACCAACTACCAGGACAACCTGGAAGAGATCAAACTCAAACTCACCAA GTTAGGAACAGCGGTGTCTGTCATGGCGAGGATCCCCCTGCTGGAGTGTTTGACCCAACACAGCTACAGGGAGAGCATGGAGAAGTCCAGCTCGTCTCCAGAGAAAGACTCAGACGAGTCTGTTCTCTGTGCAGCCAGTCGACCTTCCAACACCCTTGGCCCTGCCCCTGACCCCGAGGCTAGTGAGATGACGGATAGTGGCGGGCTGAGAGCGGCGCTGCTGGATGACGACGACACCCCCGAGCTCGCCGGCGCTCCCTCCTTCAACGTGACGCTGCTGGACTGGATCAACGTGCAGGACCGACCCAACGACGCAGAGTCAGTGGTCAGGAAGTGCTTTGACTCTATCAACAGG CTGGACCCGAGGATCATTCAGCCCTTCCTATCCGACTGCCGCGACACCATTGCCAAGCTGGATAACCAAAACATGAAGGCCATCAAAGGGCTGGAGGACCGGCTGTATGCGCTCGACCAGATGATTGCCAGCTGCAAGAAGCTGGTCAACGAGCAGAAGGAGCTGGCTCAG GGCTTCCAGGCCAATCAGATGCGAGCTGCCAACCTGAAGGACACGTCGGTGCTGCCCGACTTGTGTCTGAGCCACACCAACCAGCTGATGATCATGCTGAACAACCACAGGAAGCTGCTGGACATCAAGAAGAAGTGCACCACCGCCAAACAGGAGCTCGCCAACAACCTGCAAGTCCGACTCAA gtggtGCTGCTACGTGATGCTGCACGCAGACCAGGACGGGGAGAAGCTGCAGGCTCTGCTGCGTCTGGTCACCGAGCTGTTGGACAGAGTGAGGGTGGTGGAGGCGCTCAGTTCTGTCCCTCAGATCTACTGTCTGGCTGTGGTGGAGGTGGTCCGTAGGAAGATGTTCATGAGGCTGTATAGagag TGGGCTCACGCACTTGTGAAGGACGGGAAGCGGCTGTACGAGGCTGAGAAGTTCAAACGTGAATCCTTTGGGAAGCTCTTCA AGAAGTCTTTCCTGCAGAATCGTCTGTTTCGAGGTCTTGATTCGTGGCCGCCGAGGTCTTTTTGC ACGCAGAAACCCAGGAGGTTTGATGATGAACTTGCAGACATTTCCGTGGAAGATCTGCAGTACTTGAAGTCTTGCTGTCCGGCAGAGATGCAGCCGTTCCTCAT GGTGCCAACCATCAGTGACTTTGAGCCTTTGAATCATCACGTAGAAACGCTCCACAGGCTGGTGCGTGGTGCTCAGAGCGTGGACGAGATGTCTCAAACTATCACGGACCTGTTGAGCGAGCAAAGG GCGTCCTACAGTCAGAGCGCTCAGAAATCTGCGGCTGTGACTCCTCAGTCCGAAGGTGCTGCTGGGACACCAAAGCCCTCCAAGACGCCGCCAAGCCTCAGCCTGCTGGGCCCCAGTCAGCCCGTCCCTGTGCCCACCTCCTTAGAGGACCTTTCCCCTGACAGCATCGACGCCCAGACCTTTGACTTCGAGACCATCGGGCACCCCAACATGGACCCCGTCCTGCAGCAGGGCTCCTTGGACTTGGACTCCCTCGCAGAGAGTCCCGAGTCTGATTTCATGTCGGCGGTTAATGAGTTTGTGATCGAAGAGAACCTTACATCCCCGAACCCCATCAGTGACCCCACCAGCCCTGAGATGATGGTAGAGTCCCTCTATTCCTCCGTCATCAACGCCATTGACAGTAAGCGCCTGCAGGACACGTCCATCCTGGAGAGGGAGAGccgcaggatgacagcgctgcGGCAGGCGGTGGAGACTCACCGCAGCGCCGCAGAGGCCTCCCAGTGCAGCCTGAAGAGCGTGAGGGACGACCTGCTGCACCTCAGAGGCCTTGTCCTCCGGGAGCAGCAGGACTTCGGCTCGGTGCTGAGCGGCGTCAGCTCTGAAGTGAGGAGCACGGTGAGCATCATGTGTCAGAGCCTGAAGCAGCAGCACGACGGTGAGCTGCTGAGTGTGAGGCGTGAGCTCGAGCAGCGCGTCCAAACGCTGACGGAGGAGAACCAAGTGAACCAAAACATTGTGAGAGACGTGCAGCGCGCCATGTTGGAGCTGGAGGGCCTGATGGAGCACAAGGAGAAGGAGCTGATGCAGctggagcaggagaaggagcgGTGGCTAGAGACGGACAGGAGTCACAGCAACAGAGTCCAAGACCTGGAGCAGAGCAGCAGCCAGCAGGAGCAGGAGATCCAGAAGCTGTCGGCGTCCAGAGAGCAGCTGTGTCGACAGCTGCAGAGCCTTCGCTCTGAGATGGAAGTCAACGAGCAGAAGATCAGACAGGAGCTGCTCGCTGAGGCTCAGCTCCGCCTGCAGGAGCTGGAGGTCAGACTGAGGGAGGAGCACGAGCAGGAGCTGCAGGCTCTCATCAAGGAGAAACAGCATTCCCTAGAAAAACTCACCTCTGAACACAAATCACAGCTAAGTGAGGCAGCTGACTGCCACGCTGTCGCTCTAAACGAGAGCGCGGCCCACGCTCAAGCCTTGGAGGCCCGAGTCAGCGAGCTTGCAGAGCTTCGCTGCAAGCTGGAGGTGGAGCTGGCTCTGAGAGAGTCTGAGTCGGAGGAATTGAGGCTTCAGCAGGCGGAGACGCTCAGCTCTCAGGTGGAGGCTCAGACACAGAATCTGAGTCGAGAGCTGCAGGAGGTCAGGGAGCAGCTGCAGGCGAAGAGCGAGGTGTACGAGGTGGAGCTGGCTGAGCTGAGGACTTTGATGAGGACAGAGAAGGACCAGTGCGTCTCAGAGCTGGTGGAGCGGCACGAGGAGGAGACGCTGCTGCTCCGCAGACAACTGGCCTCGCTGCAGGATGAGGCACAGCAGGTGGAGAGGAGCCACGAGCTGCAGCTCACGCTCAGCGAGGACGCGGCTCAGCGGGAGGTGGAGTTGAGGGCGGAGCTTAGTCAGACCATCAGCCGCTTGCAGGCAGAAAACGAGCTGCTCTCTAAAACTCAGCAGGAGCGAGAGGAggtgaagcagcagctggaggaGAAGATCACACAGCTGGAGAAGGAGCTGCAGGAAGTCAAGTCACACAG TGAGGACAGCCTGTCGCTGCACGCTCCGCAGTCTTTGGACTCGGCCCTGCAGCAGGAGAGAGCCTCACTGCAGGAGCAGATCGAGCTgctagagaagaagaagaatgaagAAATGCAGAACCTCAAGACGTCCCTCATCGCAGAGCAGCAG ACAAATTTCAACACTGTGCTGACCCGAGAGAAGCTGAAGAAAGAACAGCTCATCAGTGAGCTCACAGAGAAGCTGAACCAGGTCATGCAACAGCAGGAGAAGGACAAAG CTCTGATAGAGACGCTGTCTGAGGATCGAGCCAGCGTCATGCAGGAGAAGAAACATCTGGAGGAGGAGCTGAACCGTCTACGTAGCTCCACCCTTGTCTCCTCCGCCTTCTTCAGCCCTCCGCTCCCCGCTGAGACGTCTGAGGTGGTCTCTGCCTGCTCTGCAGAGCTGCCTGAGGCCGAGCGTCTGGCCTCTGTGGCTGTGATGGGAGAGGACGAGAACGTGGACTCAGCGGTGGAGGCCAGCATGGTGACCGTCCA TGATGTCATGATGTCAGAGGAGAAGCAGCGAATCATCTTACTTGAGAGG ACTCTGCACATgaaggaagaagaaaacaagCGTCTCAGTCAAAGACTA ATGTCCCAGAGCATGTCCTCGGTGTCGTCCCGGCACTCAGACAAAATCGCCATCAGAGA TTTTCAGGTCGGGGATTTGGTTCTTATCATCCTTGACGAGAGGCACGACAACTACGTGCTGTTCACCGTCGGTCCCACGCTCTACTTCCTCCACTCTGAGTCTCTCACCTCCCTGGACCTCAAACCAG